TCGACATGGCGCCCGACCGGGCCGTGCGGCTGGCCTGCCGGGATGCGTTTCGCCGTTCCGGTCTGTTGTCGAAGATCATTCCGCAGATCGAGGATGTCCTGTCCGCGGGCGAACTGCCAAGGCCCGAGCCGCCGCCGGATGCGGTCGGGCCTGCTTTCGAGGACGAGAAAGGAGGCGGGGATGATGGTCATCGTGGTTAGCCGCGCCCCGCCTCGCCTGCGCGGTCGTCTGGCGGCCTGGCTTCTGGAGATCCGGGCCGGGGTCTATGTGGGCGACTACTCGGCCCGCACGCGCGAGATGATCTGGGATCAGGTGCTGGGCGGGCTGGAGGATGGCGATGCCGTGATGGTCTGGCGTGCGCCGAACGATCAGGGTTTCGATTTCAGCACCGCAGGACAGAACCGCCGGATGCCGGAGGATTTCGACGGTCTCAAGCTGGTGAAATTTCTGCCGCAGGCGCGGTAGCAGGACGCCCCAAACCCGAGGCGAAAAACCGGTACGTTCTTTGACAATTGAATAATTGTGTTTTTTCAGGTCTTTCTACGAAGACCGTTCCCCGCTCGCGCGGGGATCAACCGGTGCGGCGCGGGTAGCCCATAGGTAGTGTCCCAACGCTTGGTGTAGGAGGCCGCGCGCGGAGCCCCCAGCGTAGCGCAGCGCGCGGCCGGGTGTGACGCTGGCGGCCACCGCCGATCTTCGAGAAGGTTCGGGTTGCGAGACCTTGAACCAAGAACGGAGATGACGATGACCGATGACAGAATGACGCTGATTGAGCTGGTTGCGAAGCAGGCCGATGGCGATCTCGTGCGCGAGATGCTGGCCTTCGCGGCCGAGCGGATCATGGAAGTGGAGGTCGAGGCGCGAACCGGTGCCGCGAAGGGCGCTCGCTCTCCCCTGCGGGAGGTTCAGCGAAACGGTTACCGGGACCGCGACTGGGACACTCGTGCCGGTCGGATCGCGCTGGAAATCCCGCGGCTGAGAAAGGGGAGCTACCTGCCCAGCTTCCTGGAGCCGCGACGGACTGCTGAGAAGGCGCTGGTGGCGGTGATCCAGGAGGCTTACGTCCACGGGGTCTCGACGCGCTCCGTAGACGATCTGGTGAAGGCGATGGGCGCTGGCGGCATGTCGAAGAGCCAAGTCAGTCGCCTTTGTGTCGAAATCGACGAGCGGGTGAATGCATTCCTCTCCCGGCCGCTCGAAGGCGCCTGGCCCTATCTCTGGCTCGACGCGACCTACGTGAAAGTGCGCGAGAGCGGGCGGATCATCAGCCGCGCCGTGATAATAGCGGTAGCTGTGAACGAGGACGGCAAGCGCGAAGTTCTCGGCGTCGCCACCGGTCCATCCGAAGCAGAAACGTTCTGGACCGACTTCCTGCGCTCTCTCGCCGACCGTGGCCTGCGCGGCGTGAAGCTGGTGGTCTCCGATGACCACAAGGGGCTGCGGGCTGCCGCGCGGCGGGTGTTCGACGCGACGCACCAGCGCTGTCGCGTTCACTGGATGAGAAACGCGCTTGCCCATGCTCCGACCAAGCAGCGCACGGCCGTGGCGGCAATGCTGAAGACGATCTTCGCCCAGGAAAACAAGGCGGATGCCGAAGCCCAGTGGGAGGTCGTGGCTGACGCGCTGCGCGAGAAGCAGGCGCGGCTCGGCGCCCTCATGGACGCCTCGCGCGACGACGTCCTCGCCTACATGGATTTTCCACGTGAGCATTGGGCCCAGATCGCGTCGACGAACCCACTGGAGCGGGTGAACCGGGAGATCAAGCGCAGGTCTGACGTCATCGGCATCTTCCCGAACGACGAGGCCATCGTCCGTCTCGTCGGCGCGCTGATGCTCGAGACCAATGACGAATGGACGGTTGCGCGGAGATACATGTCGCTTGAAAGCCTGGCGCGTGTCACCGACACTACAACCGTCAGGCTGTCCGCCGTGGCGACCTGATCAGCCTTGAACCTCTCCGAAGGTCGGCGCTCTTACACCATCTCTCGGGGCACTACCTAGCCCATATCTTCGTCATACCGTTCCCCGCTCGCGCGGGGATCAACCGCTCGGCCAACGCTCGATCAGGATCGCTTTGAGCCGTTCCCCGCTCGCGCGGGGATCAACCGCGCGACCACGCGAAGGTGCCACCAGAAACGCCCCGTTCCCCGCTCGCGCGGGGATCAACCGACATCCACCCCGGTGAAGCGCGGGAAGCTCGCCCGTTCCCCGCTCGCGCGGGGATCAACCGGGGCGCTGGTTTGCCCCGTGATCGACCAGCGACCGTTCCCCGCTCGCGCGGGGATCAACCGCGGTTACGTTTGGGCTGGTAGTTCGGCGGATCCCGTTCCCCGCTCGCGCGGGGATCAACCGGCTCACGGCCGCGACGACGCGCTCCTGCCCCTCCGTTCCCCGCTCGCGCGGGGATCAACCGTCGAACAGTCCAGGGGCTCGTCCGACGAATGGCCGTTCCCCGCTCGCGCGGGGATCAACCGATCACGTTCCCCATGCAAACCAGCGGGGAGCCCCGTTCCCCGCTCGCGCGGGGATCAACCGGCGGCAGATGACTTTCGCCTTGTCGAAGCTCACCGTTCCCCGCTCGCGCGGGGATCAACCGCACCACGTTGCTTGCGTCGAATATAAGGTTCACCGTTCCCCGCTCGCGCGGGGATCAACCGTCGGATGTCGCAGGTTCGATCCCTGTCACTGGCCGTTCCCCGCTCGCGCGGGGATCAACCGCTGCACGTACCGGTCGAAGCGATCTGCGATTTCCGTTCCCCGCTCGCGCGGGGATCAACCGAGCCAATGCCTTATCGCCATTTCGCGTTACGCCCGTTCCCCGCTCGCGCGGGGATCAACCGGTCTTCCACCGCGATACGAAACACCTTGAGGACCGTTCCCCGCTCGCGCGGGGATCAACCGCATTTTGCGCCGAACCGAATGCAGTTGCTCGATCCGTTCCCCGCTCGCGCGGGGATCAACCGGCGCCTAGAGTTTTGAGCCGTGCGCTTTCGATCCGTTCCCCGCTCGCGCGGGGATCAACCGGCACGAAGCAGGCCGGCCGCGGCCTCGTGCGCCCGTTCCCCGCTCGCGCGGGGATCAACCGCGTTCACGGGACATCGTGAAACCTCTTCAAAACCGTTCCCCGCTCGCGCGGGGATCAACCGGTCCGGGTTGCGCTCGATGACCTCGAGCAATTCCGTTCCCCGCTCGCGCGGGGATCAACCGGGCCTGAGACCACGATGGCCGCAGACGCGAATCCGTTCCCCGCTCGCGCGGGGATCAACCTTGCCCAGCCAGCATTTGCCATTCACATTCGGCCCGTTCCCCGCTCGCGCGGGGATCAACCGGATTCGCACGCCGCCGCCGGTAGTGCCCCGAGAGATGGTGTAAGAGCGCCGACCTTCGGAGAGGTTCAAGGCTGATCAGGTCGCCACGGCGGACAGCCTGACGGTTGTAGTGTCGGTGACACGCGCCAGGCTTTCAAGCGACATGTATCTCCGCGCAACCGTCCATTCGTCATTGGTCTCGAGCATCAGCGCGCCGACGAGACGGACGATGGCCTCGTCGTTCGGGAAGATGCCGATGACGTCAGACCTGCGCTTGATCTCCCGGTTCACCCGCTCCAGTGGGTTCGTCGACGCGATCTGGGCCCAATGCTCACGTGGAAAATCCATGTAGGCGAGGACGTCGTCGCGCGAGGCGTCCATGAGGGCGCCGAGCCGCGCCTGCTTCTCGCGCAGCGCGTCAGCCACGACCTCCCACTGGGCTTCGGCATCCGCCTTGTTTTCCTGGGCGAAGATCGTCTTCAGCATTGCCGCCACGGCCGTGCGCTGCTTGGTCGGAGCATGGGCAAGCGCGTTTCTCATCCAGTGAACGCGACAGCGCTGGTGCGTCGCGTCGAACACCCGCCGCGCGGCAGCCCGCAGCCCCTTGTGGTCATCGGAGACCACCAGCTTCACGCCGCGCAGGCCACGGTCGGCGAGAGAGCGCAGGAAGTCGGTCCAGAACGTTTCTGCTTCGGATGGACCGGTGGCGACGCCGAGAACTTCGCGCTTGCCGTCCTCGTTCACAGCTACCGCTATTATCACGGCGCGGCTGATGATCCGCCCGCTCTCGCGCACTTTCACGTAGGTCGCGTCGAGCCAGAGATAGGGCCAGGCGCCTTCGAGCGGCCGGGAGAGGAATGCATTCACCCGCTCGTCGATTTCGACACAAAGGCGACTGACTTGGCTCTTCGACATGCCG
The window above is part of the Salipiger abyssi genome. Proteins encoded here:
- a CDS encoding IS256 family transposase; its protein translation is MTDDRMTLIELVAKQADGDLVREMLAFAAERIMEVEVEARTGAAKGARSPLREVQRNGYRDRDWDTRAGRIALEIPRLRKGSYLPSFLEPRRTAEKALVAVIQEAYVHGVSTRSVDDLVKAMGAGGMSKSQVSRLCVEIDERVNAFLSRPLEGAWPYLWLDATYVKVRESGRIISRAVIIAVAVNEDGKREVLGVATGPSEAETFWTDFLRSLADRGLRGVKLVVSDDHKGLRAAARRVFDATHQRCRVHWMRNALAHAPTKQRTAVAAMLKTIFAQENKADAEAQWEVVADALREKQARLGALMDASRDDVLAYMDFPREHWAQIASTNPLERVNREIKRRSDVIGIFPNDEAIVRLVGALMLETNDEWTVARRYMSLESLARVTDTTTVRLSAVAT
- the cas2e gene encoding type I-E CRISPR-associated endoribonuclease Cas2e; translated protein: MMVIVVSRAPPRLRGRLAAWLLEIRAGVYVGDYSARTREMIWDQVLGGLEDGDAVMVWRAPNDQGFDFSTAGQNRRMPEDFDGLKLVKFLPQAR
- a CDS encoding IS256 family transposase; its protein translation is MTDDRMTLIELVAKQADGDLVREMLAFAAERIMEVEVEARTGAAKGARSPLREVQRNGYRDRDWDTRAGRIALEIPRLRKGSYLPSFLEPRRTAEKALVAVIQEAYVHGVSTRSVDDLVKAMGAGGMSKSQVSRLCVEIDERVNAFLSRPLEGAWPYLWLDATYVKVRESGRIISRAVIIAVAVNEDGKREVLGVATGPSEAETFWTDFLRSLADRGLRGVKLVVSDDHKGLRAAARRVFDATHQRCRVHWMRNALAHAPTKQRTAVAAMLKTIFAQENKADAEAQWEVVADALREKQARLGALMDASRDDVLAYMDFPREHWAQIASTNPLERVNREIKRRSDVIGIFPNDEAIVRLVGALMLETNDEWTVARRYMSLESLARVTDTTTVRLSAVAT